Part of the Brassica oleracea var. oleracea cultivar TO1000 chromosome C8, BOL, whole genome shotgun sequence genome is shown below.
CCTCATTTATCAGATCCTCAAAAATTAAGGGGTTATGAAATCGAATTTGTGTTCGTTTCGATCTGGGTTTAGGCTTAATTGAAGGATGCAGCATCAGCATAATCTATTCACCACAATGCGAAGTTTAAATCTTGCAGAAGGTTGCAAAGGCACACAAGTCTATGCACCTCCTCCTCCTCCTCCTCCACAACAGCCCGGTAACAACGCGACCGGAGGAGTCGGTGACAAGTTCCTCCAACACCTCCAAGACCACCTCCGCGTCAACTCAATCCGATCCAAATCAAGCCGAACCTACCCCCAAGCAAACGTCGTCGTTTCACCTGAATCCCTCCTCCCTTTCGGCCTCCCTTTAACAGATCTCCTCGAGCCTCGGATCGATCCTTCCTTGAAGTTCCCCGACTTGGTCGACCAGATGGCTCAAGTCTACCGTCGCATCGACAACTGCGACCAGTCGGAGAGATCCGGAGCTTACTTAGAGCAGTGCGCTGTCTTCAAAGGCTTATCCGATCCGAAGCTTTTCCGGCGGAGTCTCCGATCGTCTCGGCAGCACGCGATTGACGTTCACGCGAAGGTCGTGCTCTCTTCCTGGCTTCGTTTCGAGAGGAGGGAGGACGAGCTCATCGGAACAACCTCTATGGACTGCTGCGGGAGAATCTTGGAGTGCCCTAAGGCGACTCTTGTTTCCGGGTACGACCCGGACACGGTTTACGATCCATGCCTCTGCTCCGGAGCCTCCTCCGATGTTCAAGAATGTTCCACTTCCGAGGAAGCGTTGGACTACGACATGTCCTTCTGTATCGGCGACGAGGAGGTTCGTTGCGTGAGGTACAAGATTGCTTCCTTATCAAGACCGTTCAAGGCGATGCTGTACGGAGGATTTAACGAAATGAAGCGAGGGACGATCAACTTCACGCACAACGGCATCTCCGTGGAAGGGATGAGAGCTGCTGAGATCTTCAGCAGGACCAACAGGTTAGATAACTTCCCTCCTCACGTAGTCTTGGAGCTCCTCAAGCTCGCGAATAGGTTCTGCTGCGATGAGATGAAGTCATCGTGCGATGAGCATCTGGCGCATCTCGTTGGAACTCTTGACGAGGCGATGCTGTTGATTGAGTATGGTTTAGAAGAGTCTGCGTACCTTCTTGTGGCGGCTTGTCTCCAGGTTTTTCTGAGAGAGTTGCCGAGCTCGATGCATAATCCGAACGTTATAAAGATCTTCTGCAGCGTCGAGGGAAGGGGGAGGCTGGCGTCTCTTGGACACGCTTCTTTTAAGCTGTACTTCTTCTTGAGCCAGATTGCTATGGAAGATGATATGAAGTCTAACACCACCGTGATGATTCTGGAGCGTTTGGTTGAATGCGCGGTGGAGAGTTGGGAGAAGCAGCTCGCGTGTCACCAGTTAGGTGTGGTGATGCTGGAGAGGAAAGAGTATAAAGATGCTCAGAGATGGTTTAACACGGCGGTTGAGGCTGGTCATCTTTACTCGCTGGTGGGAGTTGCTAGGTCTAAGTTCAAGCGTGACCATAGATACTCGGCTTATAAGATCATCAACTCGCTCATCTCGGATCACGTACCTACTGGGTGGATGCACCAGGAGAGGTCTTTGTATTGCAGCGGGAAAGAAAAGCTGCTTGATTTGGATACAGCTACCGAGTTAGACCCGACTTTGACGTTCCCTTACAAGTTCAGGGCGGTGGCTTTGGTGGAGGAGAATCAGTTTGGTGCTGCCATCTCGGAGCTGAACAAGATTCTTGGATTTAAGGCCTCTCCTGACTGTCTGGAGATGAGGGCGTGGATCTCTATAGGTAAGGAGGATTACGAGGGGGCTTTGAAAGATATTCGTGCGCTTTTGACGTTGGAGCCGAACTTTATGATGTTTAACGGGAAAATCCATGCTGATCATATGGTGGAGCTGCTACGTCCGCTGGCTCAGCAGAGGAGCCAGGCTGATTGCTGGATGCAGCTGTTTGATCATTGGTCTACTGTTGATGATATTGGATCTCTAGCAGTTGTTCATGATATGCTTGCAAATGATCCAGGGAATAGTCTTTTACGTTTCAGACAGTCTCTTCTTCTCCTACGGTATTATAACCCTCTCTCATTGCTAATGATCTATAGTAGTTGTCTTAGAGACCGTTATTGTTTTTTTAACAAATGCTTGTTTTGATAATGACAGGCTAAATTGTCAAAAGGCAGCCATGCGTTGTCTAAGGCTGGCTCGAAACCATTCGAAGCTGAAGCATGAGAGACTTGTGTATGAAGGATGGATATTGTATGATACAGGCCACCGCGAGGAAGCTCTGGCCAAGGCTGAGGAGTCTATTTCCACGCAAAGATCTTTCGAAGCGTTTTTCCTCAAAGCTTATGCTCTTGCTGACTCTACGCTCGACCCAAAGTCCGCAGAGTACGTTATCCAGCTCCTTGGAGAAGCACTTCGTTGCCCCTCAGATGCTCTCCGTAAGGGACAAGTAAGTATAAAAAAGCTCATCCAACTAAGTCTTATGGTATATGAATGGTTTAGTATCATGAACTTTTGTTTGTTTTGCAGGCTTTGAACAATCTGGGGAGCGTGTATGTGGATTGTGAGAAGCTAGATCTTGCAGGTGATTGCTATACGAACGCGCTCAACATCAAGCACACACGAGCACACCAAGGTCTTGCACGTGTTTATCATCTGAAAAACCAGCGTAAAGCTGCTTACGACGAGATGACAAAGCTAATAGAGAAAGCTCAGAACAATGCGTCGGCATATGAGAAGCGGTCTGAATATTGTGACCGTGAGATGGCACAGAGCGACCTTAGCCTAGCAACACAACTAGACCCTCTCCGTACCTATCCTTATAGATACAGAGCTGCAGGTATGCTAATAAAAATCTCAGTGCCGGAACTGATACTTCTACGGTTTATCTGGTGGTTTTAGTTTAATGTGTGAACTCTTGGTTGCAGTTCTTATGGATGACCATAAAGAAAATGAAGCCATAGAGGAGCTTTCGAGGGCGATATCATTTAAACCAGATCTGCAGCTGTTACATCTACGGGCAGCGTTCTATGATTCAATGGGAGAAGGAGCATCTGCCATCAAAGACTGTGAAGCAGCGTTGTGTATTGATCCAGGTCATACAGATACACTCGAGCTCTACCACAAAGCTCGTGAAGCAAATACTACCGACCAAAAGTAGAACAAAACTATTGTTTTGTTTGGTGGGCAAATCTCTTCTTTATTTCCCTCCTGGTATGCTTCTACACTGTTTCATTTCCTACTGCAAACAGAGAAATCAACAAAGGTTTGGTTTGAGTGAACAGAGAACAAACATAAAAAAGCAAAGCATAGCCATGTAAATAGAAACTTTTATACTGTTTTTTTTTTTACTTTAATTTTTGGTTATTGGGGTGGTGAGAATACTACAGTAGTGCAGAGAGTGTTTCTTGCTGCTACAGGTAAAACGTTTTCTGCCCAAAGAGGAAACCATGAAGAAGAGAACTTACCTCTGGTGAAATTGGACTTCTTCTTCTGTCCTGTTTCTGAGATGTGTTTGTTGGTTCTTTCTTTGATTTTTATTTTTATTTTTACTGGGATTATGTAATTGTATCTGTAACTTTCTCAACTTTTTCTTTTACATATTTCTTGTATTGATTCTCTAAGCATCCAGGGATGTGTTTTTTATCCTCTTGAAACAAGAAAACAGAGACTATTCGTTCAATATACATTTTACAAGATCATTTCCTTGGTTCTAATCCTCAGTTTTAGTTTTAGCTTTAGCTTTAGCTTTTTGTGTAAAAGACTAAAAGCCAATGTTTAGTTTCATGGTAGATTAGATAACCACATGATTGGAGTACCAGACTTAACTTTCTCAACCTCCGAGCTTTCTCGCTTGTGAGCACAATAAAGAGGCCACAAATATCGGTTTTGAACACACGAGAAAGCTTCAAAACTTATAACAACTTCACATTAAATCTCAACTTTCAGCTAACAAAATAAAAAGATAAGTGTGTCAAGACAGCTTTGTCTTTTGTCCTTCTGGGATTTGCAAACAAGAAACATCATTGCCCAACTCCAGATGATATTGTTTCTTACTATTGAAGAAATGATGGATATGAACCGATCTCGGAGGCTAAACTTCAATGCTCCCTTCTTGTCGACCAAACGCCATGATGTCAACCAAGAGAAGGTACCAGGGCAGTGTCCTGAAGCCTCTGTTCCTTTTTGTTGGGAAACCACTCCTGGAATGCCCAAAAACTTGTCTCACTTGAAACATGACCCTGAATCCGAGACACCACGTCTCAAACTTCCTCCAGGAAGATTGAAGGTTTGTTACTCTCTTGACCATATAAACTTTTCATGTTTTATCATCTTAATCAACTTTATCTCAAATGGTTTTAGATGCACGTTGATGGTGAAAACAACGATTATGATGGTGCCAGTGAAGGCCTAACACCAGCTAGATTGTTGCGTTTGAAGAAACGCGACAATCATGAACATTTTCATCATAGGGACCAAGACATGGTCGATGTCTTGTCGCTCACGCAAGCTATAGACATGGTCGAACAACCAAAAGATAGCGTAACGGAATCGGATGATGGAACCAGTGGAGGAGGTGACTCGAACGGCTACTTAACTATGGAGAGCACAGAGAGAAGCGAAGAGATGTCACCGAGCTACATAATAGAGCGGTTTCTGCCTGATGCAGCGGCTCTAGCGGCCGTGACATCAGCGGCTAGCCAAAGGAGGAAGAATCGACTCTCTTATTTGAGTACAACGGTGAGGCAATCTTGTTTTTCACCAAAGGCTTGTGGGTTACATGTGTTGCTGCCTTGGAGCTCTAAGCATAGGATTTGTGGCGTCAAAGACACATTTTCTCCCTCTTCCCACATTAACTTGCAAACCAAGTTTATTACAAAAGATAACTAGTTGAAGTTGTTGTTAGACTATATTGTTGTGACAGTGTGATGGTTATTAACACTAAACAAAAAGCATTATGTACAAAAATAAGGCTTTTTAAGCCAAAATTGATGCATCTACATTTAGAAAATTTATGTATTACTATTTATAAATAATCAAAGCTATACTTTTAAGTTCTTTAGAAGAAAAAGAATCATATATCTAATATTTGATGTTTTCTTGAAATAGGCTTACAGATCAGTTCAGTTTTGATTGATTGGATTTTTTTTGTTTTGTTTTGGTTGTTTTGTTCATGTTCAATGATTCGGTAAGACGTGCACCTATCCAAAGATAGCTAAGACTAAACATTCCTTTGCATTCTATTTTGATTTCAGATACACCGAAAATAAAATTATAGTTTTTATTTATCAAAAAGTAGGTCTCATACATGAATTGTATCTTAGATCCACTAAGATGTTTAACAGTTTAAGAGACATATAGTCGTTGTAACTTGCAAAAATAATATGGTGAATTCTACTGCCCTGAGAGATTGAGTACTGGCTAAGGATTCACTCAAGTAATAAAAGCACATATTAACCGAAAAAATGTCTTTAAAAGCAGCTACATAGAGATGTCATAAAATATAAACCGTCTACGTAAAAGAGAGAGATGATATATATGCTAGACATTGTATATTTAAATTTTGACGTAACATAACATATGATATGAGAACTTATTGTGTAAACATTTTTTCATATGTCAAGCTTCAATGATAAATGAAATCGTATTTACAAACAATATGTACGCATGTATATATATAAATAAAAATATATATATATATATATATATATATTATTTAAGTTAAAATGATTGTTATATTATACTTTATGTTTCTAGTTTCTGTATCATCTAATACAATACCATTTTTGCATTGTTTTCTTTATGTTTTGTTTTCCATTTCCATATATTATTCCTAATATACATGCATGCATGCACTAACTGAGAATACACCTGTTTGTCTCATATTATTTACAGAAATTCTCTAAGATATCATAAATATACCCCACAAAGATTAAAATTTTCAAAATGTTTCACTAAAAAGAGAAATATACATTTATACTCATAGGATTAACTAATTTAGATTTAATGTTTAGATTTTAGGGGTTGAATTTTAGGAATGTGGTTTAAAATATTTTTTAAATAATTAATATTTACTATTTAAATAATTTTTTTGTAAAATAATTTTAAAAAGGATTTTTGGATTTTAAAATTAATTTTTTTTATCATATATTCAAAATAAAAAAGTTTAAATTGAAAAATGTGTTATACAAAATAATATTCTTTTTAATTATTTTTTAAAATAATTATTTATATTTATATTTCTATAAAATAAGAGTAGAAGAGTTTTTTTAATCTTGAATGAAATTTATTTTGACCAGTTTCCCATTTTGTGTCTTCTTGTTGGAATTTTTTTATTTTAGTGTATTTGGGAGAATTATCGTTTTGGTGATGATTGGTTTGGTTTTAACTTATGACTTTAACTTTATTTATTTTTAAAGCCTTAATCTTAACCATGATGTAGCTTTGATTTTAAAATTAAAGTCTTGCTACATTGTCTACGTCCTTTTTTTTTGTTCATGTTTTAATTTTTTTTATTAAAACAACTATTAAAATGATTTATAAATTGTAGTTTTTTCTACAGCAAAAAAATATAAATCTAGAACAATAAAAACTACAGCCTAAATTTTACCGCTACATTTCTACATCTATATTCCAACCAATCATCTATATATATATAATAATTATTAATTTATGGTTTAACAAGATTATATGATTTTATATAAGAATTTTTTTAATCAGTTATTTTGTTATTTTATCAAATTGTGTCGTGTATGTCGAACCGAACCAATTTAGAATTTGATAAATTTAGTAATTTTTTGTATTATTATAATGAGTATTGCTTGGATTTTGCTAACAATCAAGGTAGAAAGTTCATCGAACCTTTTGCTTAAAAAGAACTTTTGCTTGAAAAGTCAGTCAACGGTTGACCCGTAGACTTACTCACCACCAATGGCTTGACTTCAATTATATACTCATCATCTCTTATCTTCGTCTCCCTCAATCCTCCAATAATTCAACTCCGATGTCACGTCAAGCCTTCTTAATTCTCCCCATTCTACTCTCCCTCGCCGTCTTCGGAGAAGGAGCAACGGCGGCGTACGATCCCAGGGATCTATTTCTCTTCAACTGCGGCGCCACCTCCGATAACCCAGACAACACTGGCCGGAAATGGACGGCGGAGAATCGTCAAACTCTGCCGTCGAACGCAGTCGACGCGTCTTTCTCTTCAGATGCCTCTTCCCAAGAATCTGGTGTTCCTCAAGTGCCTTACCTGAAAGCTCGGATTTTCCGATCGGACTTCACTTACAGTTTTCCGGTCTCTCCCGGCTGGAAATATCTCCGGCTGTACTTTTACCCGACCCGGTACGAATCGGGCTTCGACGCCGCCGCTTCCTTCTTCTCCGTCACCGTCAACGGTTTCACTCTTTTGAAAAACTTCAGCGCTGGTTTAACGGTAACTGCTTCCGAACATGTTTTGATCAAAGAGTTTATCGTTCCTGTTCACCACAAGTTAAATCTCACGTTCACGCCGTCTCCTGCTTCGCCAGCTTTCGTTAACGGAATCGAGATTGTCTCCATGCCTGATGGGTTTTACTCCAAGGGAGGATTTGACGATAGAGTAATCAACGTCGGCAGCGACGTTGAATACCAAATCGACAACACGACGTCGTTCGAGACCGTTTACCGCTTAAACGTAGCCGGACAAGACGTGGGCGACAAAGGAATGTTCCGACGTTGGCTCTCCGATGACGGTTTCTTCCTCAGCGAGAATTCAGGAATCAAACCGGTGGTAGAACATGTGAAGATAAACTACACGGACAAAACTCCCGCGTACGTCGCGCCCGAAGACGTGTACGAGACGTATCGTACGATGGGGAACGTCGACAACGCTATACTCAACCTGAGTTTCAACTTGACGTGGCTCTTCACGGTCGATGCTGGGTTTACCTACCTCGTTAGGCTTCATTTCTGTGAGACTCTACCTGAAGTAAACGAACCGGGACAACGTGTCTTCTCCATCTTCTTGAGAAAGCAGATGGCTAAGATTGAGATGGATGTGATTCAGCTGAGCGGCGCTTCTCGGGCTCCGGTGTATCTAGACTTCGTTCTAGTACACGTGGGCTCCGAAAATGAGCTGAGAACTGATTTACAAGTTGACTTGCATCCTTTCAGAGCCATTGTTCCAAAATATCTCGACGCTATTCTGAACGGTTTAGAGATTCTCAAGCTTAATGATTCTGACGGTAATCTCGCTGGACCTAATCCGAATTCAAGTCCCCCACCAAACTCGGTCACGCAGGATTTACAAAAAGGAAAAAAGAAGTCACATAGTTTGGTAATAATAGCATTGGCAGTGGTTGGTTGTGCGATTTTGCTAGCAATGTTTGTTGTTGCTGCTATCATCATCATAAAGAAGAATAAGAAGAAAATCGAGTTTAGTGCAGATAACACGAGCAAGCCTACGGACTCGTCGTGGACTCTTCTCCCACTTGTCACCGGGTCCTCGCATACCAGATCGGCCGGATCTCTCCCATCTGATCTCTGCCGTAGATTCTCAATCCAGGAAATCAAATCCGCCACAAACAATTTCGAGAAAGAGCTAATCGTAGGAGTGGGCGGGTTTGGTCCCGTCTACAAAGGGAGAATCGACGGCGGAGCCACGCTTGTGGCTGTTAAAAGGTTAGAAATTTCATCGAACCAAGGCGCTAAAGAGTTCGACACCGAGCTCGAGATGCTCACGATGCTCCGCCACATACATCTCGTCTCCTTAATCGGATACTGCGACGACGAGGAAGAGATGGTTCTCGTCTACGAGTATATGCCACATGGCACACTCAGAGACCATCTCTACAAGAGAAACAAGGTTTCTGATCGCCCGTTGTCGTGGAAACGGAGGTTAGAGATATGCATTGGAGCGGCTCGTGGACTACAGTATCTCCATACAGGCGCGAAGCACATGATCATACATAGAGACATCAAAACGACCAACATACTTCTTGATGAGAACTACGTAGCTAAAGTCTCTGACTTTGGGTTGTCTAAAGTGGGACCTACTAGTGCCTCTCAAACGCACGTCTCGACCGTCGTTAAAGGTTCGTTTGGTTACTTGGACCCCGAGTATTACCGCCGTCAAGTCTTGACGGAAAAATCTGACGTGTACTCCTTCGGAGTAGTTCTCTTCGAAGTTGTGTGCTGTAGACCGGTGAAACTCGAAAATGTCCCACGGGAAGAAGCAGATTTGGTACGATGGGTGAAGTCGAATTACAAAAAAGGAACCGTTGATCAGATCGTTGACGCAGATCTGACGGCTGATATTACTCATGTATCACTGGAGAAGTTCTGTGAGATTGCCGTGAGATGTGTTCAAGATCGTGGTATCGAACGGCCATCGATAAACGACGTCGTGTGGGCGCTTGAGTTTGCGCTTCAACTTCACGAGACTGCTACGAATAAGAACGGCGTGGACTCTCTGGATCTACCGACACGTGGCGAGGTAGGTGCGACGACTGAAGGAGAAGATGATTTGTTTAGTAAGACTACAGGACGTGTGTCGAAATCTACGACGACGACCGACGATGATTCTGCTCGTCTTGCTGGTGATGAGAAGAGCGGATCGAGTTGGGGAGTGTTTTCAGAGATCAAAGAACCCAAAGCACGGTAGATTGTTGACTATGTAATATCTACCTTATTTTTGAATATGTAATATGTGTTACAAAAGTCAATAAGGTAATGTCAAGAAATGAAAATGGAACCCATGCCATTCATATTTACAGTAAAATTTGTCAATTCATTCGCCTATATACAGAATTGTACTTTGTTCAGTTTTACACACTGCATAGTAATAAACTTTTTCCTTTGGTATATCTCTCTCTCATTTTATTCTTCCTTCTTTTCTCCTTCAATTGAATTATATTATACCACCAATAGACGTTCGAAATTTACAAAGATCCATCACCATCAGTCATTCAGTCACAGCACAACTACACTATGATTAGTAACCCCACAGCTCCAAGGAAAGAGACCAAACTACTATAATGCTTTGTCAAAAAAAAATAGCCAGACCAATTGGTCAAAGAAACCCATGATCAAGACCAAAAAAATAGGATCACAATTCCTGTTAGACGATCCAAAGTGCAAATATAATCAAACAGAGGGAGATACTCCCTCATTGACAAAAATATCATTCATTCAATCAGGGGATCCTGCAGCATCATAAGATTGAAACATGCCAAGCCTAGTCACACTGTGGACAATGAGGAAGGCCCTTTTATTGTTTATCTTTGCTTTTTTTTTTCACCATTTCAATCTAGATAGTCTTCCAAAAGTTCAGTGCTTTGATATTTGAAGGATGGCCAGGTTTTTGGTCTCAGAACAATACCAACAATAATTATTTTTAAGTGTATTAAAATTTTTGCTCATCAATAGAATTTGATCTGCTCTCTATAAATATTTTTTTAACTCAACCATAAAATTTAAATTTAAAAGAATGATCCATAAAAATTGCAATTGTAAAACTATAAACTCTAACCCGGTCATATAATCTTATAATATAAATAATGTGACTCACCCCCGTCCTTCGCTGGCATGAATATGATATCGATGTATAATTTTTGAGTATTTTTTATTAATATTTTTATTTGTTTGTGTATTTTATGCTATTTTAATTACAGTTTTTATTTATGAGTTATTTAGATGCGGCTGTGTTTTAGTTTTTCAAAATATTCAATTTGGCCATAATATTTATGTTAACTAATTTTACTATTTTATTTTTAAGAAGTACATGATTGTTAAAAATATTATTTAATAAAATAATTTATTTGTACTTA
Proteins encoded:
- the LOC106310366 gene encoding probable receptor-like protein kinase At5g38990 isoform X2; translated protein: MDGGESSNSAVERSRRVFLFRCLFPRIWCSSSALPESSDFPIGLHLQFSGLSRLEISPAVLLPDPVRIGLRRRRFLLLRHRQRFHSFEKLQRWFNAFVNGIEIVSMPDGFYSKGGFDDRVINVGSDVEYQIDNTTSFETVYRLNVAGQDVGDKGMFRRWLSDDGFFLSENSGIKPVVEHVKINYTDKTPAYVAPEDVYETYRTMGNVDNAILNLSFNLTWLFTVDAGFTYLVRLHFCETLPEVNEPGQRVFSIFLRKQMAKIEMDVIQLSGASRAPVYLDFVLVHVGSENELRTDLQVDLHPFRAIVPKYLDAILNGLEILKLNDSDGNLAGPNPNSSPPPNSVTQDLQKGKKKSHSLVIIALAVVGCAILLAMFVVAAIIIIKKNKKKIEFSADNTSKPTDSSWTLLPLVTGSSHTRSAGSLPSDLCRRFSIQEIKSATNNFEKELIVGVGGFGPVYKGRIDGGATLVAVKRLEISSNQGAKEFDTELEMLTMLRHIHLVSLIGYCDDEEEMVLVYEYMPHGTLRDHLYKRNKVSDRPLSWKRRLEICIGAARGLQYLHTGAKHMIIHRDIKTTNILLDENYVAKVSDFGLSKVGPTSASQTHVSTVVKGSFGYLDPEYYRRQVLTEKSDVYSFGVVLFEVVCCRPVKLENVPREEADLVRWVKSNYKKGTVDQIVDADLTADITHVSLEKFCEIAVRCVQDRGIERPSINDVVWALEFALQLHETATNKNGVDSLDLPTRGEVGATTEGEDDLFSKTTGRVSKSTTTTDDDSARLAGDEKSGSSWGVFSEIKEPKAR
- the LOC106310367 gene encoding uncharacterized protein LOC106310367 — encoded protein: MILFLTIEEMMDMNRSRRLNFNAPFLSTKRHDVNQEKVPGQCPEASVPFCWETTPGMPKNLSHLKHDPESETPRLKLPPGRLKMHVDGENNDYDGASEGLTPARLLRLKKRDNHEHFHHRDQDMVDVLSLTQAIDMVEQPKDSVTESDDGTSGGGDSNGYLTMESTERSEEMSPSYIIERFLPDAAALAAVTSAASQRRKNRLSYLSTTVRQSCFSPKACGLHVLLPWSSKHRICGVKDTFSPSSHINLQTKFITKDN
- the LOC106310366 gene encoding putative receptor-like protein kinase At5g39000 isoform X1, encoding MSRQAFLILPILLSLAVFGEGATAAYDPRDLFLFNCGATSDNPDNTGRKWTAENRQTLPSNAVDASFSSDASSQESGVPQVPYLKARIFRSDFTYSFPVSPGWKYLRLYFYPTRYESGFDAAASFFSVTVNGFTLLKNFSAGLTVTASEHVLIKEFIVPVHHKLNLTFTPSPASPAFVNGIEIVSMPDGFYSKGGFDDRVINVGSDVEYQIDNTTSFETVYRLNVAGQDVGDKGMFRRWLSDDGFFLSENSGIKPVVEHVKINYTDKTPAYVAPEDVYETYRTMGNVDNAILNLSFNLTWLFTVDAGFTYLVRLHFCETLPEVNEPGQRVFSIFLRKQMAKIEMDVIQLSGASRAPVYLDFVLVHVGSENELRTDLQVDLHPFRAIVPKYLDAILNGLEILKLNDSDGNLAGPNPNSSPPPNSVTQDLQKGKKKSHSLVIIALAVVGCAILLAMFVVAAIIIIKKNKKKIEFSADNTSKPTDSSWTLLPLVTGSSHTRSAGSLPSDLCRRFSIQEIKSATNNFEKELIVGVGGFGPVYKGRIDGGATLVAVKRLEISSNQGAKEFDTELEMLTMLRHIHLVSLIGYCDDEEEMVLVYEYMPHGTLRDHLYKRNKVSDRPLSWKRRLEICIGAARGLQYLHTGAKHMIIHRDIKTTNILLDENYVAKVSDFGLSKVGPTSASQTHVSTVVKGSFGYLDPEYYRRQVLTEKSDVYSFGVVLFEVVCCRPVKLENVPREEADLVRWVKSNYKKGTVDQIVDADLTADITHVSLEKFCEIAVRCVQDRGIERPSINDVVWALEFALQLHETATNKNGVDSLDLPTRGEVGATTEGEDDLFSKTTGRVSKSTTTTDDDSARLAGDEKSGSSWGVFSEIKEPKAR
- the LOC106310365 gene encoding ethylene-overproduction protein 1; the encoded protein is MQHQHNLFTTMRSLNLAEGCKGTQVYAPPPPPPPQQPGNNATGGVGDKFLQHLQDHLRVNSIRSKSSRTYPQANVVVSPESLLPFGLPLTDLLEPRIDPSLKFPDLVDQMAQVYRRIDNCDQSERSGAYLEQCAVFKGLSDPKLFRRSLRSSRQHAIDVHAKVVLSSWLRFERREDELIGTTSMDCCGRILECPKATLVSGYDPDTVYDPCLCSGASSDVQECSTSEEALDYDMSFCIGDEEVRCVRYKIASLSRPFKAMLYGGFNEMKRGTINFTHNGISVEGMRAAEIFSRTNRLDNFPPHVVLELLKLANRFCCDEMKSSCDEHLAHLVGTLDEAMLLIEYGLEESAYLLVAACLQVFLRELPSSMHNPNVIKIFCSVEGRGRLASLGHASFKLYFFLSQIAMEDDMKSNTTVMILERLVECAVESWEKQLACHQLGVVMLERKEYKDAQRWFNTAVEAGHLYSLVGVARSKFKRDHRYSAYKIINSLISDHVPTGWMHQERSLYCSGKEKLLDLDTATELDPTLTFPYKFRAVALVEENQFGAAISELNKILGFKASPDCLEMRAWISIGKEDYEGALKDIRALLTLEPNFMMFNGKIHADHMVELLRPLAQQRSQADCWMQLFDHWSTVDDIGSLAVVHDMLANDPGNSLLRFRQSLLLLRLNCQKAAMRCLRLARNHSKLKHERLVYEGWILYDTGHREEALAKAEESISTQRSFEAFFLKAYALADSTLDPKSAEYVIQLLGEALRCPSDALRKGQALNNLGSVYVDCEKLDLAGDCYTNALNIKHTRAHQGLARVYHLKNQRKAAYDEMTKLIEKAQNNASAYEKRSEYCDREMAQSDLSLATQLDPLRTYPYRYRAAVLMDDHKENEAIEELSRAISFKPDLQLLHLRAAFYDSMGEGASAIKDCEAALCIDPGHTDTLELYHKAREANTTDQK